In one Mesorhizobium australicum genomic region, the following are encoded:
- a CDS encoding BA14K family protein translates to METGARRYHSPRHYRLRHVPRCPHRLCGYPLPIYKAHRPLPPLQGPTAHVDWCAARYRSYDAWTDTYQPYHGPRRYCRSPYR, encoded by the coding sequence ATGGAGACGGGGGCGCGGCGTTATCACAGCCCGCGGCATTATCGCCTCCGGCACGTGCCGAGGTGCCCGCATCGGCTGTGCGGCTATCCGCTGCCGATCTACAAGGCGCACCGCCCGCTCCCGCCGCTCCAGGGCCCTACCGCGCACGTCGACTGGTGCGCGGCGCGCTACCGGTCGTACGACGCGTGGACGGATACGTATCAGCCGTATCATGGGCCGAGGCGATATTGCCGGTCACCTTATAGGTGA
- a CDS encoding DUF4236 domain-containing protein, which produces MPFYFRKSVSAGPFRFNFSNGGVGASVGIKGLRFGTGPRGHYVHAGRGGIYYRATIGRAGEARASRQPSQFEAPVPSAPIQIDGVQMIEVDSGDVLAMRDEAFGELLDEINGKRRQVKMGSVLGWSVGIVGILTMMVAGIMGVFVALCAIPAWLMGRWLDSYRRTTVLFYDLEPDAMKAYEELVSGFDAMMSCGGKWHVEAGGAVNDLTTWKRNAGASHIVRKKPTVLDFRLPATLASNITPPALHVGKQVIYFLPDVALVEDGHKVGAVGYSDLSIVWQDSNFIEDGPLPRDAQVIGHTWKHPNKNGGPDRRFRDNRQIPICRYEILHFTSSSGVNELVEFSKTGVARLFVSGVKKLPINPAITRRPEQHLQITR; this is translated from the coding sequence ATGCCGTTTTATTTTCGCAAGTCGGTGAGCGCAGGGCCTTTCAGGTTTAATTTCTCTAACGGAGGCGTCGGAGCGTCGGTTGGCATCAAAGGGTTGCGGTTTGGAACCGGACCTCGCGGCCACTACGTGCATGCGGGTCGTGGCGGCATCTATTATCGAGCGACGATTGGCCGTGCTGGTGAGGCACGTGCTTCGCGCCAACCGTCGCAGTTCGAGGCGCCCGTCCCCAGCGCTCCAATTCAGATCGATGGCGTTCAGATGATCGAAGTCGACTCTGGAGATGTGTTGGCAATGAGAGATGAGGCGTTCGGGGAACTCTTGGACGAAATCAACGGAAAGCGCCGGCAGGTGAAAATGGGGTCCGTTCTCGGCTGGTCCGTTGGCATCGTTGGCATACTGACGATGATGGTTGCCGGGATCATGGGAGTATTTGTCGCCCTGTGTGCGATCCCTGCGTGGCTTATGGGAAGATGGCTGGATTCGTATCGCCGCACGACGGTCTTGTTCTACGACCTCGAGCCGGACGCCATGAAGGCATACGAAGAATTGGTCAGCGGCTTTGATGCAATGATGTCTTGCGGCGGCAAATGGCACGTTGAGGCCGGCGGCGCGGTGAACGATCTAACGACCTGGAAGCGCAATGCGGGGGCGTCTCACATCGTCCGCAAAAAACCTACCGTGCTTGATTTTAGGCTGCCGGCGACGTTAGCGTCCAATATCACACCGCCGGCGCTCCATGTCGGGAAGCAGGTGATCTACTTTCTGCCTGACGTCGCACTTGTTGAAGATGGCCACAAAGTCGGAGCGGTCGGGTATTCTGATCTTTCAATCGTCTGGCAGGATTCGAATTTCATCGAGGACGGACCTTTGCCGCGAGATGCACAGGTGATCGGCCATACATGGAAACATCCAAATAAGAATGGTGGTCCTGATCGCCGATTCCGAGACAACAGGCAAATCCCGATCTGTCGATATGAGATATTGCACTTCACCAGCAGCAGCGGCGTGAACGAGTTGGTGGAGTTTTCCAAAACCGGTGTCGCGCGGCTTTTCGTGTCCGGCGTGAAGAAACTTCCGATCAACCCCGCAATTACTCGGCGTCCAGAACAGCATCTCCAGATTACGAGATGA
- the uvrA gene encoding excinuclease ABC subunit UvrA: protein MADQKYISIRGAREHNLKNVDLDIPRDSLTVMTGLSGSGKSSLAFDTIYAEGQRRYVESLSAYARQFLEMMQKPDVDQIDGLSPAISIEQKTTSRNPRSTVGTVTEIYDYMRLLFARVGIPYSPATGLPIESQTVSQMVDRVLELPEGTRLFILAPIVRGRKGEYRKEIAELQKKGFQRLKIDGQFYEIAEAPALDKKYKHDIDVVVDRLVVRPDIATRLADSLETSLKLADGIAVAEFADRPLPASETKEDSANKSANETHERMLFSEKFACPVSGFTIPEIEPRLFSFNNPFGACPTCDGLGSQQAIDRNLIIPDESLTLKSGAVAPWARSTSPYYLQTLEGLGKAYGFKVTDRWSDLSEEARDAILHGTGERQVAFSYDDGLRSYKTTKTFEGVIPNLERRYKETDSAWSREDIERFMASTPCPACNGFRLKPEALAVKIAGLHIGQVTDQSIRKAGAWFDALPAQLNDKQNEIAYRILKEIRERLKFLNDVGLDYLTLARNSGTLSGGESQRIRLASQIGSGLTGVLYVLDEPSIGLHQRDNARLLDTLKHLRDIGNTVVVVEHDEDAILAADFVVDIGPAAGVHGGRIIAQGTPAEVMANPRSLTGKYLSGELEVSVPSERRPLKKNKRLKIVGARGNNLKNVTAEIPLGTFTCVTGVSGGGKSTLLIETLFKAASRRIMGAREHPAEHDRIEGFEFLDKVIDIDQSPIGRTPRSNPATYTGAFTPIRDWFAGLPEAKARGYQPGRFSFNVKGGRCEACQGDGVIKIEMHFLPDVYVTCDVCHGKRYNRETLEVTFKGKSIADVLDMTVEEGAEFFAAVPAVRDKLETLAKVGLGYIHVGQQANTLSGGEAQRIKLAKELSRRATGKTLYILDEPTTGLHFHDVAKLLEVLHELVDQGNTVVVIEHNLEVIKTADWVLDLGPEGGDGGGELVAQGRPEDIVAEKRSYTGQFLKELLERRPGGKREAAE from the coding sequence GCCAGCGCCGCTATGTCGAGAGCCTGTCGGCCTATGCGCGGCAGTTCCTCGAGATGATGCAGAAGCCGGACGTCGACCAGATCGACGGCCTGTCGCCCGCCATCTCGATCGAGCAGAAGACCACCTCGCGCAATCCGCGCTCGACGGTCGGCACCGTGACCGAGATCTACGACTATATGCGCCTGCTCTTCGCGCGCGTCGGCATCCCCTATTCGCCGGCGACCGGCCTGCCGATCGAGAGCCAGACCGTGTCGCAGATGGTCGATCGGGTGCTGGAGCTGCCGGAAGGCACGCGCCTGTTCATCCTGGCGCCGATCGTGCGCGGCCGGAAGGGCGAATACCGCAAGGAGATCGCCGAGCTGCAGAAGAAGGGTTTTCAGCGCCTCAAGATCGACGGCCAGTTCTACGAGATCGCGGAAGCCCCCGCGCTCGACAAGAAATACAAGCACGACATCGACGTGGTGGTCGACCGCCTCGTCGTGCGGCCCGACATCGCGACCCGTCTGGCGGACTCCCTCGAAACCTCGCTCAAGCTCGCCGACGGCATCGCGGTCGCCGAATTTGCCGACAGGCCGCTGCCGGCCTCGGAGACCAAGGAGGATTCCGCCAACAAGTCGGCCAACGAGACGCATGAGCGCATGCTGTTCTCGGAAAAGTTCGCCTGCCCGGTCTCCGGCTTCACCATTCCCGAGATCGAGCCGCGGCTGTTCTCCTTCAACAACCCGTTCGGCGCCTGCCCCACCTGCGACGGCCTCGGCTCGCAGCAGGCGATCGACCGCAACCTCATCATCCCCGACGAGAGCCTGACGCTGAAATCGGGCGCCGTCGCCCCCTGGGCGCGCTCGACCTCGCCCTATTACCTCCAGACGCTGGAGGGGCTTGGCAAGGCCTACGGCTTCAAGGTCACCGACCGCTGGTCTGACCTTTCCGAAGAGGCGCGCGACGCGATCCTCCACGGCACCGGCGAGCGCCAGGTCGCCTTCAGCTATGACGACGGGCTGCGCTCCTACAAGACGACCAAGACCTTCGAAGGCGTCATCCCCAATCTCGAGCGCCGCTACAAGGAGACCGACTCCGCCTGGTCGCGCGAGGACATCGAGCGCTTCATGGCCTCGACCCCCTGCCCCGCCTGCAACGGCTTCCGCCTCAAGCCGGAGGCGCTGGCGGTGAAGATCGCCGGCCTGCACATCGGCCAGGTCACCGACCAGTCGATCCGCAAGGCCGGCGCCTGGTTCGATGCGCTTCCCGCGCAGCTCAACGACAAGCAGAACGAGATCGCCTACCGCATCCTGAAGGAGATCCGCGAGCGGCTGAAGTTTTTGAACGACGTCGGCCTCGACTACCTGACGCTGGCGCGCAATTCCGGCACGCTGTCGGGCGGCGAGAGCCAGCGCATCCGGCTCGCCTCGCAGATCGGCTCCGGCCTCACCGGCGTGCTCTACGTGCTCGACGAGCCCTCCATCGGCCTGCACCAGCGCGACAATGCCCGCCTGCTCGACACGCTGAAGCACCTGCGCGACATCGGCAACACCGTCGTCGTGGTCGAGCATGACGAGGACGCGATCCTTGCCGCCGATTTCGTCGTCGACATCGGCCCCGCCGCCGGCGTCCATGGCGGTCGCATCATCGCGCAAGGCACGCCCGCCGAGGTGATGGCCAATCCGCGCTCGCTCACCGGCAAATACCTGTCGGGCGAGCTCGAAGTCTCCGTCCCGTCCGAGCGCCGGCCGCTGAAGAAGAACAAGCGGCTGAAGATCGTCGGCGCGCGCGGCAACAATTTGAAGAACGTCACGGCCGAGATCCCGCTCGGCACCTTCACCTGTGTCACGGGCGTGTCGGGCGGCGGCAAGTCGACGCTCCTGATCGAGACCCTGTTCAAGGCCGCCTCGCGCCGCATCATGGGCGCGCGCGAGCACCCGGCCGAGCACGACCGCATCGAAGGGTTCGAGTTCCTCGACAAGGTCATCGACATCGACCAGTCGCCGATCGGCCGCACCCCGCGCTCGAACCCGGCCACCTATACCGGCGCCTTCACGCCGATCCGCGACTGGTTCGCCGGCCTGCCGGAAGCCAAGGCGCGCGGCTACCAGCCCGGCCGCTTCTCCTTCAACGTCAAGGGCGGCCGCTGCGAGGCCTGCCAGGGCGACGGCGTCATCAAGATCGAGATGCACTTCCTGCCCGACGTCTACGTCACCTGCGACGTCTGCCACGGCAAGCGCTACAACCGCGAGACGCTGGAAGTCACCTTCAAGGGCAAGTCGATCGCCGACGTGCTCGACATGACGGTCGAGGAAGGCGCCGAATTCTTCGCCGCGGTCCCCGCCGTCCGCGACAAACTGGAGACGCTGGCCAAGGTCGGCCTCGGCTACATCCATGTCGGCCAGCAAGCCAACACGCTCTCAGGCGGCGAGGCGCAGCGCATCAAGCTCGCCAAGGAACTCTCCCGCCGCGCGACGGGCAAGACCCTCTACATCCTCGACGAGCCCACCACCGGCCTGCACTTCCACGACGTGGCCAAACTGCTCGAAGTCCTGCACGAGCTGGTCGACCAGGGCAACACGGTCGTCGTCATCGAGCACAATCTGGAGGTCATCAAGACCGCCGACTGGGTTCTGGACCTCGGACCGGAGGGCGGCGACGGCGGCGGCGAACTGGTGGCGCAGGGCCGCCCGGAGGACATTGTTGCCGAGAAGCGCAGCTATACGGGGCAGTTCTTGAAGGAGCTCTTGGAGCGACGGCCGGGCGGGAAGCGCGAGGCGGCGGAGTAG
- a CDS encoding DUF4258 domain-containing protein: MDDLVDQIRRRIESGKFRVSDHAQGRLDERGLLLSDILASIPSWSIIETYIAGRMGPSFLARHVLATGPIHVVWGMINANAVHAVLVTVYLPDKEKWDEQSTTRRKA, from the coding sequence ATGGACGACCTTGTCGATCAGATACGCCGGCGTATCGAGAGCGGCAAATTCAGGGTCTCGGATCATGCGCAAGGCCGGCTGGACGAACGCGGCCTCCTGCTCTCGGACATTCTGGCAAGCATCCCGTCCTGGTCGATCATCGAGACCTATATCGCCGGCAGGATGGGACCGTCCTTCCTCGCTCGGCATGTTCTAGCGACTGGCCCCATCCACGTGGTCTGGGGTATGATCAATGCAAATGCGGTTCATGCCGTTCTCGTGACGGTCTATCTGCCTGACAAGGAGAAGTGGGATGAGCAGTCCACAACCCGACGCAAGGCGTGA